The Mesotoga sp. UBA6090 genomic sequence TTGTAACACCGGCGACCAGTATCTTGACTACAATGCTTTTCAAGTATAACGAGAAGGGCTGGAATCAATACGCCAATGCAATTGTGCTTCTGATAATCGGTATAGTTCTGATATTCAATTTCATCATCAATAAAGTGACTGGCGCAAGTCTGGATAAAGGGATAGGAGGTTGACCTGATGCCTGAGATTATACTGAAGAATCTGACAAAGACTTTCGGAAGTGTCATCGCGGTTGACAATTTAGATCTTACAATTGAGGACCGCGACTTTGTGACACTTCTTGGTCCCTCCGGATGTGGTAAAACCACGACGCTTCGAATGATATCCGGGCTTGAGACTCCAACAGTTGGTGAGATCAGCATCGGTGGGAAGGTGGTCTTTTCAAGCGAGAAGCAGTTGAATCTCTCACCTGACAAGAGGGACGTGGGTCTCCTCTTCCAGAATTACGCATTGTGGCCGCATATGACTGTCTACCAGAACATAGCCTTCGGTCTGGAAAACATGAAGTGGAGCAAAGAGGAAATTAGAAAGCGAGTGAAGGAGATGGGCGATCTCGTCAAAATAAGCGATCTGCTTGACAGATATCCTTCAGAGCTTTCAGGTGGTCAGCAGCAGAGAGTTGCCATTGCCAGAACCCTCGCTCCAAATCCTAAGGTGCTTCTGATGGACGAACCGCTTTCTAACCTTGACGCAAAGTTGAGGATGGAAATGCGAGCCGAACTGAAACGACTTCACAGGGAAATAGAATCGACGGTCGTATACGTTACCCACGATCAGCTGGAAGCGATGACACTGGCAACCAAGGTCTGTCTCCTTGAAGAGGGGGTTCTCCAGCAGTATGCGCCTCCTCTCGTGATATACGATCAGCCTGCAAATGTCTTCGTTGGAGACTTCATCGGTAATCCATCGATGAATTTGATTGATGCGAAAGTAGATAGAGTTGAAGGAGAGACGACTGTTCTAAGAACGGCAGAACTGAGCCTGGAGATGCTTCTTATGAAGAAAGACGATGAAGTCAAGAGCGGAGATGAAGTAATAATTGGATTAAGGCCGGAAGACATCGAGCTGAAACCGGGTTCTGGAGAGAATACCTGTACGATCTACTCCACGCTCCCTTCTGGAATGGAGACGGTTGTGAGAGCAAAGATCAAGAACACCATGTTCTCAATAGTAGTTTTCGGAAGAGTAGATTTCGTGGTTGATTCTGTTATGGAGATCTCTTTCTTCGCCAGTAACTACCTTCTATTCAATAAAGAAACCAAAGAGAAAATCGGAGCTGGGTCGCTAAAGCTGACGTAGTAAGTGGACTACTTTTCAGGAGNNT encodes the following:
- a CDS encoding ABC transporter ATP-binding protein encodes the protein MPEIILKNLTKTFGSVIAVDNLDLTIEDRDFVTLLGPSGCGKTTTLRMISGLETPTVGEISIGGKVVFSSEKQLNLSPDKRDVGLLFQNYALWPHMTVYQNIAFGLENMKWSKEEIRKRVKEMGDLVKISDLLDRYPSELSGGQQQRVAIARTLAPNPKVLLMDEPLSNLDAKLRMEMRAELKRLHREIESTVVYVTHDQLEAMTLATKVCLLEEGVLQQYAPPLVIYDQPANVFVGDFIGNPSMNLIDAKVDRVEGETTVLRTAELSLEMLLMKKDDEVKSGDEVIIGLRPEDIELKPGSGENTCTIYSTLPSGMETVVRAKIKNTMFSIVVFGRVDFVVDSVMEISFFASNYLLFNKETKEKIGAGSLKLT